The Scyliorhinus torazame isolate Kashiwa2021f chromosome 10, sScyTor2.1, whole genome shotgun sequence genome contains a region encoding:
- the LOC140384786 gene encoding uncharacterized protein → MTCVLLAGSWPDVSHCVDPGRYRYLTAWILASTGNSLRGSWPVQVPHCVDLGQFRYLTVWIPARTGTSLCGSWPVQVSHCVDPGQYRYLTVWIPASTGISLCGSWPVQVPHCVDLGQFRYLTVWIPARTGTSLCGSWPVQVSHCVDPGQYRYLTVWIPASTGISLCGSWPVQVPHCVDPGQYRYLTVWIPASTGISLCGSRPVQVPHCVDPGQYRYLTVWIPASTGTSLCGSRPVQVTHCVDPGQYRYLTVWILARTGISLRGSRPVQVPHCVDPGQYRYLTVWILASTGTSLWILASTGTSLCGSRPVQVSHCVDPGQYRYLTVWIPASTGISLCGSRPVQVPHCVDPGQYRYLTVWILASTGTSLCGSRPVQVSHCVDPGQYRYLTAWILASTGNSLRGSRPVQVSHCVDPGQYRYLTVWILASTGTSLCGSWPVQVSHCVDPGQYRYLTVWIPASTGTSLCGSWPVQVPHCVDPGQYRYLTVWIPASTGISLCGSRPVQVPHCVDPGQYR, encoded by the exons ATGACCTGCGTTCTCCTCGCTGGGTCCTGGCCTGAC GTATCTCACTGCGTGGATCCTGGCCGGTACAGGTACCTCACTGCGTGGATCCTGGCCAGTACAGGTAACTCACTGCGTGGATCCTGGCCAGTACAGGTACCTCACTGTGTGGATCTCGGCCAGTTCAGGTACCTCACTGTGTGGATCCCGGCCCGTACAGGTACCTCACTGTGTGGATCCTGGCCCGTACAGGTATCTCACTGCGTGGATCCCGGCCAGTACAGGTACCTCACTGTGTGGATCCCGGCCAGTACAGGTATCTCACTGTGTGGATCCTGGCCAGTACAGGTACCTCACTGTGTGGATCTCGGCCAGTTCAGGTACCTCACTGTGTGGATCCCGGCCCGTACAGGTACCTCACTGTGTGGATCCTGGCCCGTACAGGTATCTCACTGCGTGGATCCCGGCCAGTACAGGTACCTCACTGTGTGGATCCCGGCCAGTACAGGTATCTCACTGTGTGGATCCTGGCCAGTACAGGTACCTCACTGTGTGGATCCCGGCCAGTACAGGTACCTCACTGTGTGGATCCCGGCCAGTACAGGTATCTCACTGTGTGGATCCCGGCCCGTACAG GTACCTCACTGTGTGGATCCCGGCCAGTACAGGTACCTCACTGTGTGGATCCCGGCCAGTACAGGTACCTCACTGTGTGGATCCCGGCCAGTACAGGTAACTCACTGTGTGGATCCCGGCCAGTACAGGTACCTCACTGTGTGGATCCTGGCCCGTACAGGTATCTCACTGCGTGGATCCCGGCCAGTACAGGTACCTCACTGTGTGGATCCCGGCCAGTACAGGTATCTCACTGTGTGGATCCTGGCCAGTACAGGTACCTCACTGTGGATCCTGGCCAGTACAGGTACCTCACTGTGTGGATCCCGGCCAGTACAGGTATCTCACTGCGTGGATCCCGGCCAGTACAGGTACCTCACTGTGTGGATCCCGGCCAGTACAGGTATCTCACTGTGTGGATCCCGGCCAGTACAGGTACCTCACTGTGTGGATCCCGGCCAGTACAGGTATCTCACTGTGTGGATCCTGGCCAGTACAGGTACCTCACTGTGTGGATCCCGGCCAGTACAGGTATCTCACTGCGTGGATCCCGGCCAGTACAGGTACCTCACTGCGTGGATCCTGGCCAGTACAGGTAACTCACTGCGTGGATCCCGGCCAGTACAGGTATCTCACTGTGTGGATCCCGGCCAGTACAGGTACCTCACTGTGTGGATCCTGGCCAGTACAGGTACCTCACTGTGTGGATCCTGGCCCGTACAGGTATCTCACTGTGTGGATCCCGGCCAGTACAGGTATCTCACTGTGTGGATCCCGGCCAGTACAGGTACCTCACTGTGTGGATCCTGGCCAGTACAGGTACCTCACTGCGTGGATCCCGGCCAGTACAGGTATCTCACTGTGTGGATCCCGGCCAGTACAGGTATCTCACTGTGTGGATCCCGGCCAGTACAGGTACCTCACTGCGTGGATCCTGGCCAGTACAGGTAA